Proteins from one Malaya genurostris strain Urasoe2022 chromosome 2, Malgen_1.1, whole genome shotgun sequence genomic window:
- the LOC131431884 gene encoding uncharacterized protein LOC131431884 has protein sequence MHLKDTDADWNIDVVFDVVRSWRKRNQAKITSFLQSVSENVNPETSAENGRKSGNEHNVIERKLLESQIYHEREPKKELSHETTDTLNNKLNNNNTSGAPFLTDTKNYVINIANDFSSEELAQQDITVSDVSETCFEVHKNLQHETAFTPRFLYSLLQQTEEGKDIIERAKIGELSETKQLELAGIIAKYHLISKKKVQTEQLETYTLAICTLFQSERQENYYISRGGDRRNPGGKIANKIGNLKQKKRRIDVREAEYAKTRKLTASRELPLDSTTNEAVNWLELNGEPWNTVLEKWSVSAAHRRQYLKNRKFTLKLLNLYPHYKKSYGYQLVDIDFRFLYEDARNGIAVLESTITGIISYASKKAQDPSALKLLKYLNNNTNSLDARMIALLLVLNTVLPPIHASSRFKPTIYVAQEDTIVFVNKEDEIKSKIDSTG, from the exons ATGCATTTGAAGGATACCGATGCTGACTGGAATATCGATGTTGTATTTGACGTAGTTCGCTCTTGGAGGAAACGAAAT CAAGCAAAAATTACTTCTTTCTTACAATCTGTGTCTGAAAACGTGAACCCAGAAACTTCTGCAGAGAACGGGAGAAAATCTGGAAACGAACATAATGTCATTGAAAGAAAGCTTCTTGAAAGCCAAATTTATCACGAAAGAGAACCAAAAAAAGAATTATCGCACGAGACTACCGATACTTTAAATAATAAACTCAACAACAATAATACATCAGGAGCCCCGTTCTTAACAGATACCAAAAACTACGTTATAAATATAGCCAACGATTTTTCGAGCGAGGAACTCGCACAGCAGGATATTACGGTATCTGACGTCTCAGAAACTTGTTTCGAAGTTCATAAAAATTTGCAGCATGAAACTGCTTTTACGCCCCGATTTTTGTATTCATTACTGCAACAAACCGAGGAAGGCAAAGATATTATAGAACGCGCGAAAATTGGAGAATTGTCTGAAACGAAACaactggaattggccggtataaTAGCCAAATATCATTTAATATCAAAGAAAAAAGTTCAAACCGAGCAATTAGAGACGTATACATTGGCAATTTGTACTCTGTTCCAATCGGAACGACAG GAAAATTACTACATTTCAAGAGGAGGAGACCGAAGGAATCCCGGTGGAAAAATTGCAAACAAAATTGGAAACCTAAAGCAAAAGAAACGAAGAATTGATGTTAGAGAAGCAGAGTACGCGAAAACACGAAAGCTAACAGCATCACGTGAACTGCCGCTTGATTCAACTACAAACGAGGCTGTTAATTGGTTGGAATTGAACGGTGAACCGTGGAACACAGTGCTCGAGAAATGGTCAGTTAGTGCAGCTCACCGAAGACAGTATTTGAAAAACCGAAAGTTCACATTAAAGCTATTGAATCTGTACCCCCATTACAAAAAGTCGTATGGGTATCAATTG GTAGATATCGATTTTCGGTTTCTGTATGAAGATGCTCGCAACGGAATAGCTGTTCTGGAAAGCACGATAACTGGAATCATATCATACGCGTCAAAGAAAGCGCAGGATCCATCTGCTttgaaacttctgaaatatttgaACAACAACACTAATAGCTTAG ATGcacgaatgattgcgttgctcctAGTGCTGAACACTGTGTTGCCACCTATTCATGCAAGCTCACGCTTCAAGCCAACAATTTACGTTGCACAAGAAGACACAATTGTCTTTGTCAACAAGGAGgatgaaataaaatcaaaaatcgattctacagggtga